From Nitrobacter sp. NHB1, a single genomic window includes:
- a CDS encoding DUF3606 domain-containing protein — protein MAAAKKTTKTARGRKQDRARVAGGQKYEVSYEAKKTSRSAQAVKKAVKKVGNVRNKVEKRLARKK, from the coding sequence ATGGCAGCAGCGAAGAAGACGACCAAGACGGCCCGAGGCCGAAAGCAGGACCGGGCGCGGGTCGCTGGCGGTCAGAAATACGAAGTGAGCTATGAGGCCAAAAAGACGAGCCGCTCGGCGCAGGCCGTGAAGAAGGCCGTCAAGAAGGTCGGCAACGTCCGCAATAAGGTCGAAAAACGTTTGGCCCGCAAAAAGTAA
- the ligD gene encoding non-homologous end-joining DNA ligase yields MAFQRKKTDAIDVKASLPGFIEPALASVADKVPSGSRWIHEIKFDGYRVQIHLANQAIKVFTRRGHDWTQRFKKVAHDAWHIKAGSAVIDGEIVVPAADGTTDFSVLQKELRGKSTRIVLVAFDLLYLNGRDLRKLPLFQRKAELKKICAGTNVQLSESFEIDGREMFAHVCKVGLEGVVSKVRDSAYPTGRSNDWVKKTCAQRETLTIAGFVLDGTKWNGLYVGRRNGDGLIYAGKVDHGFDKSSAADLQKRLKPLIRGTQPYTRRIAHKAIWVEPKLLAEIEYRAKSAEGKLRHPVFKGLREDL; encoded by the coding sequence GTGGCGTTTCAGCGTAAGAAAACTGACGCGATCGACGTCAAGGCATCTTTGCCGGGCTTCATCGAACCGGCATTAGCCTCTGTAGCCGATAAGGTACCCTCCGGATCCCGCTGGATCCACGAAATAAAGTTCGACGGCTACCGCGTCCAGATCCACTTGGCCAACCAAGCCATCAAGGTCTTCACTCGAAGGGGCCACGATTGGACGCAACGTTTCAAGAAGGTCGCGCATGATGCCTGGCACATCAAGGCCGGCTCCGCCGTCATCGACGGCGAGATCGTGGTCCCGGCCGCCGACGGCACGACCGACTTCTCCGTCCTGCAGAAAGAACTTAGAGGCAAGTCCACGCGCATCGTGTTGGTGGCGTTCGATCTGCTCTATCTAAACGGCCGCGATCTCCGGAAGCTGCCGCTATTCCAGCGCAAGGCCGAGCTGAAAAAGATCTGCGCCGGCACCAATGTCCAGCTCAGTGAGAGCTTCGAGATCGACGGACGCGAGATGTTCGCCCACGTCTGCAAGGTCGGCCTGGAAGGCGTCGTGTCGAAGGTCCGCGATAGCGCCTACCCCACCGGACGCAGCAACGACTGGGTCAAGAAAACCTGCGCGCAGCGGGAGACCCTGACCATTGCTGGATTCGTGCTCGACGGCACGAAGTGGAACGGACTCTACGTCGGCAGGCGCAACGGCGACGGCCTGATCTACGCGGGCAAGGTCGACCACGGGTTTGACAAGTCGTCCGCGGCGGATCTTCAGAAAAGACTGAAGCCGCTGATCCGGGGCACGCAGCCCTACACCAGGCGCATCGCCCACAAGGCCATCTGGGTCGAGCCGAAGCTTCTTGCAGAAATCGAATACAGGGCGAAATCCGCTGAGGGGAAGCTCCGGCATCCGGTCTTCAAAGGCCTGCGGGAAGATCTATGA
- a CDS encoding recombinase zinc beta ribbon domain-containing protein — translation MLSILQNPAYAGAYVYGRRRLEGGRIRRGIYRPKTTKVPIADWEVCLQAAHPGYIGWEEFMENQRRLANNINRYEAGHSGVPRKGAALLQGIAVCGRCGRRMSLRYSGPAGDYPVYTCRADRDQDGGPLCQEVRALPVDARVESTLLEALTPDKIAIAIAALG, via the coding sequence ATCCTCAGCATTCTCCAAAATCCGGCCTATGCCGGGGCGTATGTTTATGGGCGGCGGCGGCTGGAAGGCGGGCGAATCCGTCGCGGCATTTATCGTCCGAAGACGACCAAGGTCCCCATCGCGGACTGGGAGGTTTGCCTTCAGGCTGCCCATCCTGGTTACATCGGCTGGGAGGAGTTCATGGAGAACCAGAGGCGACTGGCAAACAACATCAACCGCTACGAAGCCGGCCATTCGGGCGTGCCGCGCAAGGGAGCGGCGCTGCTGCAGGGTATCGCTGTTTGTGGACGATGCGGTCGCCGGATGAGCCTGCGCTATAGCGGTCCTGCGGGCGATTACCCCGTCTACACGTGTCGTGCTGACCGCGACCAGGATGGAGGCCCGTTATGCCAGGAAGTGCGCGCGCTACCTGTCGACGCGCGCGTCGAAAGCACCCTGCTCGAGGCTTTGACGCCGGACAAAATCGCCATCGCCATCGCCGCGTTGGGCTAG
- a CDS encoding PAS domain-containing sensor histidine kinase translates to MLDKNPEAAGNQNEAFPFRGGKMGPLIRAFDFSKTSLGPISRWPAHLRAAVGLMLPAKAQIVLFWGPEFLALYNDAYASTIGDKHPTALARPARENWAELWGDLEPLLTHVLLTGETMSARDRPFHIERRGYPETAYFNISYSPIHDETGRVDGVLCIVDETTERVSAERALAMTEERLSYALAAAGMIGTFDTDFRTNTVYSDACFATMFSVNPEKAASGAPLADYLSAIHPDDVERVSDAIQQAIVTGEKCLLEYRVLSKNGTIRWLEVHGKCFYDDTGKPWRMPGVAVDISDRKRAELASGHLAAIVESSDDAIISKNLDGVIMSWNAGAKRLFGYSAEEVVGRPITILIPEDRQNEEPDILARLRSGQRVEHFETVRQRKDGSPVDLSLTISPIRDSDDHIIGASKIARDITDRKAAERLNITLLREMKHRLKNNLSTVLAIARQSFQTQGSESEDFRKFEGRLLALSNGHDLITREKWDSAELRDIVAQILTMHGRQRFEIDGPDLRLSPKSALALTMALHELATNAAKYGALSVPTGRVTIRWGIEQRGFPGFSFRWQEREGPTVSQPSRKGFGSQLIERVLAFELNGDVQITYDRAGIVCEIVAPLSADWEEGSQA, encoded by the coding sequence ATGCTCGACAAGAACCCGGAAGCGGCCGGGAACCAGAACGAGGCTTTCCCGTTTCGCGGCGGCAAGATGGGTCCGCTTATTCGTGCTTTCGACTTTTCCAAGACGAGCTTGGGGCCTATTTCCCGATGGCCCGCGCATCTGAGGGCCGCCGTGGGGCTTATGTTACCGGCAAAGGCGCAAATCGTGCTGTTTTGGGGTCCGGAATTCCTGGCTTTATATAACGACGCCTACGCCTCCACGATTGGCGACAAGCACCCGACGGCGCTTGCACGACCGGCACGAGAGAACTGGGCGGAGTTGTGGGGCGACCTCGAACCGTTGCTAACACACGTTCTGCTGACCGGCGAAACAATGTCCGCGAGAGACAGGCCCTTTCATATCGAGCGGCGCGGTTACCCGGAAACCGCTTACTTCAACATTTCCTATTCTCCGATTCATGACGAGACAGGCCGCGTCGACGGCGTTTTGTGCATTGTCGACGAAACGACGGAGCGCGTCTCCGCCGAGCGCGCGTTGGCAATGACAGAAGAACGCCTCTCCTACGCATTGGCGGCGGCCGGCATGATCGGAACCTTTGATACTGATTTCCGAACGAATACGGTCTATTCGGATGCCTGCTTCGCGACGATGTTTTCGGTAAACCCTGAGAAGGCCGCCAGCGGCGCTCCGCTTGCCGACTATCTCTCGGCTATCCATCCGGATGATGTTGAGCGGGTCAGCGACGCCATACAGCAAGCGATTGTGACAGGAGAGAAATGCCTCCTCGAATATCGCGTGTTGAGCAAGAATGGCACGATCCGCTGGCTTGAAGTGCATGGCAAATGTTTTTATGACGACACCGGCAAGCCTTGGCGGATGCCCGGCGTTGCGGTTGACATCAGCGACCGGAAGCGAGCCGAGCTAGCGAGCGGGCATCTTGCCGCAATCGTCGAATCCTCTGACGATGCAATCATCAGCAAGAATCTTGATGGCGTCATTATGAGTTGGAACGCCGGAGCAAAGCGGTTGTTCGGCTATTCAGCCGAAGAAGTCGTCGGTCGACCCATTACGATCCTGATTCCGGAGGATCGGCAGAACGAGGAGCCCGATATTCTGGCACGGCTGCGCAGCGGCCAGCGTGTCGAGCATTTCGAGACTGTCCGCCAACGGAAGGACGGCAGCCCGGTCGATTTATCACTGACGATTTCACCGATTCGAGATAGTGACGATCATATCATCGGCGCGTCCAAGATTGCCCGCGATATCACTGATCGCAAAGCAGCCGAACGGCTAAACATCACGCTGCTGCGTGAGATGAAGCACAGGCTCAAGAACAATCTGTCAACGGTACTCGCCATCGCGCGACAAAGCTTCCAGACCCAGGGGAGTGAAAGCGAGGATTTTCGGAAATTCGAGGGGCGTTTGTTGGCATTGTCGAATGGTCACGATCTAATCACCCGCGAGAAATGGGATAGCGCGGAACTGAGGGATATTGTTGCGCAGATACTTACCATGCATGGGCGTCAGCGATTCGAAATCGACGGGCCAGATCTGCGACTCTCGCCGAAATCCGCGTTGGCGTTGACTATGGCTCTGCACGAGCTGGCGACGAATGCGGCCAAATATGGCGCCCTTTCGGTCCCGACCGGCAGGGTCACGATCAGGTGGGGGATCGAGCAACGCGGCTTCCCCGGATTTAGCTTTCGTTGGCAGGAGCGGGAAGGTCCTACCGTCTCACAGCCCAGCCGAAAGGGATTCGGTTCGCAATTGATCGAACGTGTGCTGGCCTTCGAACTTAACGGCGATGTGCAGATCACCTATGATCGAGCCGGAATTGTCTGCGAAATCGTCGCTCCCCTTTCCGCCGACTGGGAGGAAGGATCGCAAGCATAA
- a CDS encoding IS630 family transposase, with translation MCKILGQEEIKPHKVRHYLERRDAEFEQKMAEVLCVYREVQVLKRAAAKSRKAIKRVAIVSYDEKPGIQAIATTAPDLPPKPGVHATFARDYEYKRHGTLSLLAGIDLLTGKVYALVRDRHRSREFIEFLKHPDAAYPAGTAIKLILDNHSAHISRETRAWLDVRPTGRFEFTFKHGSWLNLIEGSFFKFVRSVLRHYALRKHCLRAHRREFDAPANEYIDRSIVGDYSAAVAIL, from the coding sequence ATGTGCAAAATCCTCGGCCAGGAGGAAATCAAACCGCACAAGGTGCGCCACTATCTGGAACGTCGCGATGCCGAGTTCGAACAGAAGATGGCGGAGGTTCTGTGCGTTTATCGCGAGGTCCAGGTTCTGAAGAGAGCCGCCGCCAAGTCGCGCAAAGCCATCAAGCGAGTGGCGATTGTTTCCTACGACGAAAAACCGGGAATCCAGGCCATTGCCACGACGGCACCCGATTTGCCGCCCAAGCCCGGCGTCCACGCCACCTTTGCGCGGGATTACGAGTACAAACGTCATGGCACGCTGAGCCTGTTGGCCGGAATCGACCTGCTTACCGGGAAGGTCTATGCGCTCGTCAGAGACCGCCACCGCAGCCGGGAGTTCATCGAATTCCTCAAGCATCCCGACGCCGCTTATCCGGCCGGCACCGCGATCAAGCTGATCCTCGACAATCATTCTGCGCACATATCGAGAGAAACAAGAGCCTGGCTCGACGTTCGACCGACTGGACGCTTCGAGTTTACCTTCAAGCATGGCTCGTGGCTCAATCTCATCGAGGGCTCCTTCTTCAAATTCGTCCGGTCGGTCTTGCGCCACTATGCGCTCAGGAAACATTGCCTTCGTGCCCACCGTCGCGAATTTGATGCGCCCGCTAACGAGTATATCGATCGTAGTATCGTTGGAGACTATTCCGCGGCGGTTGCGATCCTTTAG
- the ku gene encoding non-homologous end joining protein Ku, producing MDPRANWKGFLRLSLVTCPVALYPATSESEKVSFNQLNRKTGHRIKYTKVDADTGEEVANEDIVKGYKVDTDTFIEVSMEELENVALESTRTIEIDEFVDRTEIDPRYLIRPYYLRPDGKVGHDAFAVIRETIREMNKVAIGRVVLTNREHIIALEPMDKGLMGTLLRYPYEVRDPAEYFDDIQDVKVTKDMLDLAKHIVNQKAGHFEPDKFEDQYETALLNLINQKRAGKPIAAKDRPRGENVVDLMDALRKSIGGGTTATAAAPKKAAGKKPKKAASGQKEMLMPIAGKKPAKEAPTKSSVKSRRKSA from the coding sequence ATGGACCCTCGCGCGAACTGGAAAGGCTTCCTGCGCCTTTCGCTCGTTACCTGTCCGGTAGCTCTCTACCCGGCGACGTCCGAATCCGAAAAGGTTTCGTTCAACCAGCTTAATCGAAAAACCGGCCACCGCATCAAGTACACCAAGGTTGATGCGGACACCGGTGAGGAGGTGGCCAACGAGGATATCGTCAAGGGTTACAAGGTTGATACCGACACCTTCATCGAGGTGTCGATGGAAGAGCTTGAGAACGTCGCGCTGGAATCGACTCGGACCATCGAGATCGACGAGTTCGTCGACCGCACCGAGATCGATCCGCGATATCTGATCCGTCCCTATTACCTGCGTCCGGACGGCAAGGTCGGCCATGACGCCTTCGCCGTCATCCGCGAAACCATCCGCGAGATGAACAAGGTCGCGATCGGACGCGTGGTGTTGACCAATCGTGAGCACATCATCGCGCTGGAGCCGATGGACAAGGGACTGATGGGGACGCTGCTGCGCTATCCGTACGAAGTCCGCGATCCGGCCGAATATTTCGACGATATCCAGGACGTCAAAGTCACCAAGGACATGCTCGACCTCGCCAAGCACATCGTCAACCAGAAGGCAGGCCACTTCGAGCCCGACAAGTTCGAGGACCAGTACGAAACCGCTCTCCTCAATCTGATCAACCAAAAGCGCGCCGGCAAGCCGATCGCAGCGAAGGACCGGCCTCGCGGCGAGAACGTTGTCGACCTGATGGACGCGCTGCGCAAGAGCATAGGCGGCGGCACGACCGCGACTGCTGCGGCGCCCAAAAAGGCTGCGGGAAAGAAGCCGAAGAAGGCCGCATCCGGCCAAAAGGAGATGCTGATGCCGATTGCCGGAAAGAAACCGGCCAAAGAGGCGCCGACGAAATCCTCCGTCAAGTCGCGGCGGAAATCGGCATAG
- a CDS encoding PRC-barrel domain-containing protein, giving the protein MPTESRASNLIDSDKESGKAVYGADDKKIGSIERVMVDKTSGKICYAVLSFGGFLGIGDDHYPVPWKVLRYDSELGGYRSDISGSRLKGAPKHGTETVFDWNARYAELDDYYNDVVIRPG; this is encoded by the coding sequence ATGCCCACCGAAAGCAGAGCCAGCAACCTGATCGACAGCGATAAAGAGTCGGGGAAAGCGGTCTACGGGGCCGATGACAAAAAGATAGGTTCGATCGAACGCGTTATGGTTGACAAAACTAGCGGGAAGATTTGCTACGCGGTGTTGAGCTTTGGTGGCTTTCTCGGCATCGGCGACGATCATTATCCGGTGCCTTGGAAGGTCCTGAGGTACGACTCCGAGCTAGGCGGCTACCGCAGTGACATAAGTGGGAGCCGGCTGAAAGGCGCTCCGAAGCACGGCACCGAGACCGTCTTTGACTGGAACGCCCGTTATGCGGAGCTCGACGACTACTACAACGACGTCGTGATACGTCCAGGCTGA